Within Actinomycetes bacterium, the genomic segment GATCGGCGACGGACTCCCGCTCAGCGGCGACGTCAACATCGTCGGGAGCAATGCGTTGCCTCAGTTCTACTGCGGCAACGGGAACCTCTACGTCGAGGGGACCCTCGGCGGACGGGTGACGGCCGCTGCGCAGAACGACATCATCGTCACGAACGACCTGCTGCTAGCGAACACAACGAAGGGGCAGCCCGCCACCGGTCCGGACATGCTGGGCCTGGTCGCGGGGAACTCCGTGGTCGTCTACCACCCGGTGAACAGCTCGGGCAACGAACTGGTGTCGATCAGCGACCGCTGGATCTACGGATCGATCCAGACCCTGCAGCACAGCTTCTGGGTGCAGAACTACAACAACGGCAGCACGGCCGGTACCGCGAAGCTGCACGTCCGCGGCTCGATCGCGCAGCGCTGGCGTGGCATCGTCGGCACGAGCGGCGGGACCGGCTACCTCAAGGACTACGGCTACGACACCCGGCTGAAGTACACGTCCCCGCCGTACTTCCCACAGTGGACCAACGCGGTCTGGAAGGCGACAACCACGGGAGAGCTCAAGCCAGCCTACTGAGTCTCCGGGGACTGACGCCCTACGGTTACTCCCGTGCTTGAAGCCCTAGCCGGCCTGCTCGGCCTGCTCGTCGGCTCGTTCCTCAACGTGGTCATCTACCGGGTGCCCCGTGGGGAGTCGGTCGTGCACCCGCGGTCACGCTGCCCGGGGTGCGGATACGAGCTGGCCTGGTACGACAACGTGCCGGTGCTCAGCTGGCTGCTGCTGCGCCGGCGGTGCCGTCGCTGTCGGGCGCCGATCAGCGCCCGGTACCCGCTGGTCGAGGCGCTGACTGCGGTGGTCTTCGGCATGCTCGCCTGGCGGTTCGGGGCAACCTGGCAGCTGCCGGCCTTCCTCTACCTGGGGGCGGTCGGGGTCGCGCTGGCGTTCATCGACCTGGACACCAAACGGCTGCCGGACGTCCTGACCCTGCCGTCCTACCTGGTCGGCGGGGCTCTGCTGCTGCTGCCGGCCGCGCTGGACGGGAACTGGTCGGCCTATCTGCGCGCCTGGCTGGGCGCCTTGGCGCTGTTCGGGTTCTACTTCCTGCTGGCCTTCATCTACCCGGCCGGCATGGGCTTCGGCGACGTGAAGCTGGCGGGCGTCCTCGGCCTCTACTTGGCCTGGTTGGGGTGGGGGGTCCTCGTGGTCGGCGGCTTCCTGGGATTCCTGCTCGGTGGCCTCATCGGCGGCGGCCTGATGATCGTCCGGCGGGCCGGCCGCAAGTCGAAGATTCCCTTTGGGCCCTTCATGATTCTCGGCGCCTTCCTGGCCTTGTGGATCGGCCAGCCGCTCACCGACTGGTACGCCGGCATCCTCGGCTGACAGCGCTTTCTCCCGGGCGTTTCCC encodes:
- a CDS encoding prepilin peptidase, with amino-acid sequence MLEALAGLLGLLVGSFLNVVIYRVPRGESVVHPRSRCPGCGYELAWYDNVPVLSWLLLRRRCRRCRAPISARYPLVEALTAVVFGMLAWRFGATWQLPAFLYLGAVGVALAFIDLDTKRLPDVLTLPSYLVGGALLLLPAALDGNWSAYLRAWLGALALFGFYFLLAFIYPAGMGFGDVKLAGVLGLYLAWLGWGVLVVGGFLGFLLGGLIGGGLMIVRRAGRKSKIPFGPFMILGAFLALWIGQPLTDWYAGILG